The region TAAATCTGGCATCTACCATGTTCTCATCGCAACTGATGTTGCTGCTCGTGGTCTTGACATCAAGTCAATTAAGTCAGTTGTGAACTATGATATTGCAAAGGACATGGACATGCATGTGCACCGTATTGGTAGAACAGGTCGTGCTGGTGACAAAGATGGCATTGCGTATACTCTGATAACTCAAAAGGAGGCTCGGTTTGCTGGTGAATTGGTAAATAGTTTAATTGCTGCTGGGCAGAATGTTTCCATGGAACTGATGGATCTTGCTATGAAGGTAACTTAGTTGCTTGTTGCTTcaactaatatttattttgtaGTCAATGGCATTCACTGAAGTTCTTAGAAAGTGATGGATACCATCCTTTTTTCACTTCGACTTTGGTGGTCTTCTGTATTGCTTTCCAGTTTCCTGAAACAATGCTATGACTGGTGGCACTATCCTATAAAGTTACCTAGTTCTTCATTCTTGATATCTGTAGATTTCGGATTTGATGTATGTGTATGATAATTTTGTCCCGATACTTGCCTTGTCTATTAACAGGATGGGAGATTTAGGTCCAAGCGTAATGCAAGAAAAGGAGGTATGGTTCTCTTTGACATACCATTGTAGTTATTACACATGCAATTGTTTTATCTTTTGTGAAGAACAAAAATGCAAGGCAGCTGAAGAAATGTTGATCACCATTTCTTTATGTGTATGATCATTTGTATTTTTGTGAAGAACAAAATTGCAAGTGCATTGAACTCTGAAGTGATGTGTGCTATAACATGCAGGTGGGAAGAAAGGCAGAGGAAGGGGCGGCGGTGGGAGTGGTCGAGGTGTGCGTGGAGTTGATTTTGGTCTGGGTATTGGATACAATCCAGAATCCAGTAATGCTTCATCTCAGGCTGTTCAAAGTCGAAATGCTGCCGTAAATTCTCTCAAAACTGGCATGATGGCACAAATGAAGAGCAACTTTGTTGCTGCTTCATCAAACTCTCAAAGTCAAGGTTTCAATAACAGTTCAAGTATCAGGAGACCAACTCTGTCTGGATTTGTATCTGGCGGTACCATTGGTGGAGATATAAATAGGTCTCAGATGACCACTTCATTCAACACTGCTCCTACATCAGGATTGAACACTTCACAAAATACTGGACAAAACGCTACCCAGAGTAGCTCAGAGAGGTCTCTTTTTTTTCAACTGAAATTTCATGATGGCATTCTGCAATGCTTTTCTTGTTTTTTCAAGAAAACTTCTATGCTGATTACACTCGTACTTGCTCTTTTTTGACAGTTCTAGAGATAGACCAAGAGAAAGGCGAAGGCCCTCTGGGTGGGACCGTTAGTTTCCACATGTTGATCGATGATGCTGTTTACATAAACGGGAAATTTTGTCTGTTCAATATTGAATGAACCTTATCTGTATCATtatcatgcttagtaagtcttctttcttctttttgttcaattataggTCCCGTCTGTTTTTCATATTTTGGTTCTAGAATTTTATTTTCTGCATATTTATATATTCTCCAACTTTCCCTCCCCATCTGTTATTATTCGAGTACCTTTAGTTAGTTGATAATAATTTCAAGTAATTCCAGTGTAATCTTTTGGAAGAATAGGTCCGCTGTCATCTTTCAATGGCACTAAAATGCGTAGCCATTCCTTCTTTCTTATTGGACCCCTCTACCACAAAATCTGTCGCCTTTTGCCTTGAACTTGCATTGTTGACGACAATGTCATTCTTGATAGCAAACACAGAGTTATTGATGCTATCTCCATGGGCGATGCTAATCAGCTGAGCGTAGAAAGATGCGTTCAAAGAAGCCGACATTAAATGGCGAATACTAGAGATGGATTCATTGCTTAGCAAGATGATGACTAAGAGCTTGACCATTGGTGTCGACATGGTCCGCTCTTAGAGGAAGAAATgatttagaaaaataacaaaggaCATTAACCCAAAAAAGTAATGCAATTTTTGCTTAATCCCATAGATTTAGGGTTAAATTTTCTTGTTATTGCTATTGTTCTTTTTATACCTAGCCGCTTCTTTTAACATAATTGGATCAAAGCCTTTAGTTTaatttataaatcatattatAATGGTCCCAATCTTCATTCCTTGttgaatcaatttaatatttgggACCTAATTAACTAGCTAtaattatatctaaatatatatatattgtagttCCAAGGTAACGAAATTTCAAGCAGTGGTAGCAGAGATGTATCAATCGGATTAGGTACGTAAAACAAAGTGCTTAACTACTCATTAAGTTAAATTAACTTAAGCTTTGTCCTCTCTATTTCTAGTTATAAATCGGACCTTCATCTCTTTTAGTTGACTTTGCCTTTCCCTACACCCAAAGTGAGAAAAGGCTTAGGTAATTAGTACAGGtaacaataattaatattaaatgttGGGTGTTTATTAggtatatattaaattaaataataattggaATCGAGGGGAATGatacttttttattaaaatcggAATCAAACAGATAACTCAAAATTTCACGCACCTTAATTTGATAAGATTTGGATAATGTCTAATTCTGCTTTCAGTCCCCATACATtttatttagtcttttttaatttcgAATTTAGTCTTTCTATACTTTTGATTTAGCAATTGAAATCCAATTGTTAAAAGGAAATTTGTTGATTTCCATTACgcgacattttaaaattaaaatatatatatatattcatttgattaatttaaaataGAATGGGAACCatgtaagtaaaaaaaaaatccactttcacttaattaaaacagTCCTGAAAAATTTTACAACCccaaatttagaaaaagaaaatattataacCCTGGATTCAACATTTTTATTTGGTTATAATATTAATGGAATTACtttaatagaaaaactaaatttcaaatgtgtgTGGAGTATAGGGATTGAGAGCTAATTAGACCTTAggataatatttcaaatatacacatatatatttagtGTTTGGTGATTaaataaaatgcataaatttaGATGGAATAAGATACCATGTCTTTATGTCAACTAATTCAAGCTATGGACGTGGCAACCGACTTAatctttctttttattcaaaaacccctacaaattaatctaatttatatATAATGTTCCTCATCACACAAACAAGAGAGTTTTTAGTGATCTTTCCATTTTTTCTTTATTCCTTTGTTCATCGGAGTGAAGAAAACAATGGGGTGGTGGGATAATTCATATCACGAAGCTAAGAAACTCCTCATTTCACCCACCATGAAACAACCCTTTCACTTGCTAGCAACCCTCCTCCTCAGCCTATGGCTTCCCCTTGCTTTCCTCCTCGTCGCCAGGCTATCTTATGTTAACTACACCTTAAACGCCACCGTGTTAGACCCTTCTTCTACACCTTCCCCACCATCGTTCCTTTTCTCTTTCTACTTGTACACCAATCCAGCTCTTCTTTATTTCCTCGTTGCAGCTATTAGCATCGTGGCTCTGGTTCATGGTTTGACTGGGAAAGTCAGCTTCGTAACTGAGTCACCGAGTTCTTTTCATCGACCCCATTTGCATATTGCATGGATTATTTTATGTATAGTGCAAGTTTGCGTTGGGTTGGGGATTGAAGGAAGCGTAGCGGTAGGTATCAACGGTGCTGGGTTTGGGGTTCGAAGGAGTGTTTTAAGTAGATTAATATTCTTCTTGGGTTTGCATGAGGTGATGCTTGTTTGGTTCCGAACGGTGGTAAAACCGGTGGTGGATGATTCTATCTTTGGTGTCGTTAGTGAAGAGAAATGGGTTCATAGGGCTGCTATTGCTTTGAGCGTTGGCACCCTATGGTGGTGGAAACTTAGGGATGAAGTGGAGTCATTAGTGGTGGTTGCAGAAGCGAAGAAGGAGCTGTCAATGGAGATTGAAATGGCTGATTTTCTTGGTTGGTGGCTATATTACTTGACTGTCACAATTGgtatggttagaattgttaaagcACTTCTTTGGGTTGGTTTTGCGTTGCTTTGTAGAGGTGTAAGAAGGAACATCGATGACGAGATCATCGCCATGGAAGAGGAAGATCAAGACAAGGTATAAACATAAAACTCGAGATGAgagatttgaattaaatttgttaaatttctttttcttaaaaggataaatcaattgaattaagacaaagATGTAAAGTTGAAGCTGTCttgattctttttttattttctttttcccaCCAAATGTGGGTTTGTTTATTGTTGTTGGGTCAATGGTGACTTTCCTttaatgtgaaaaagaaaaatacaaattttataaTCCTTAATTGCAATATGTATACttgtaaaatatacaaattttatAATCCTTAATTGCAATATGTATACTTGTAAAATATTGTGAATTGAGTCTTATCTCGATTGGCATGAATATTAAGACGTGGGTTTAagtgcgctgaagcgcattatcctcctatttatgggttgaaaaAGGGCTATAGGTAGCtctaaatattgtgtaaaaaatataatcgaaacttataatgagattattcaaaaactaaaacaaatataaattattcaagtctattattatgtatattaacCTCGTCCCAGTAAAACTAATCTCATATTGTAAATAAAGATAATATCATCTTAACATACATTACATGTAGATGGAGACTATAAATACCTTACCACGAGATAAAACTGAAATAATTTATACTTGGTACATGATATAACTTTACAAAGATAAAAgatcatttttaataaataaataaaaaaacttgcaATAATgtgatataaaatatatttataatttgtcAATATATTTAACTCAAACACAATAAAATtcaactagactcatattaagcatttaatctaaaatcaattgataaaaaaatgaaaagatttgATTTGTACATAAGAAtaaagaaattcaaattttaataaaaattttcgcCCTTAAAACATGAAGAAGCCTATCATATTACAACTTTTAAGAAGTACTgagtattataataaaacatcacTCTG is a window of Gossypium hirsutum isolate 1008001.06 chromosome D08, Gossypium_hirsutum_v2.1, whole genome shotgun sequence DNA encoding:
- the LOC107917135 gene encoding uncharacterized protein — protein: MGWWDNSYHEAKKLLISPTMKQPFHLLATLLLSLWLPLAFLLVARLSYVNYTLNATVLDPSSTPSPPSFLFSFYLYTNPALLYFLVAAISIVALVHGLTGKVSFVTESPSSFHRPHLHIAWIILCIVQVCVGLGIEGSVAVGINGAGFGVRRSVLSRLIFFLGLHEVMLVWFRTVVKPVVDDSIFGVVSEEKWVHRAAIALSVGTLWWWKLRDEVESLVVVAEAKKELSMEIEMADFLGWWLYYLTVTIGMVRIVKALLWVGFALLCRGVRRNIDDEIIAMEEEDQDKV